A stretch of DNA from Pasteurellaceae bacterium RH1A:
TAAAGGGCCATACGGCGGTAGTCACCGATGATACGGCCACGGCCATAAGCATCTGGCAAGCCAGTGATAACGCCAGATTTACGGCAGCGGAGGATGTCTGGGGTGTACACATCAAACACACCTTGGTTGTGGGTTTTTCGGTATTCTGTGAAGATATGCTCAACTTCAGGTTTGAGCTCACGGCGATAAACCTTGCAAGAACCCTTAACCATATTGATCCCGCCATAAGGCATGATGGCACGTTTTAATGGGGCATCTGTTTGAAGACCGACGATTTTTTCAAGGTCTTTGTTGATGTAGCCAGGGGCGTGGGAAGTGATGGTGGATGGGGTGTCCGTATCAATATCATAGGGTTCGTGGGTTTTGTTTTCCACTTTGATTTTTTCCATCACATCTGTCCAAAGGGTGGTGGTCGCCTCTGTTACTTCTGCAAGGAAGGATTCATCACCTTCATACGGGGTGTAGTTTTTTTGGATAAAGTCACGCACATTGACTTCGTTTTGCCAGTCGCCTTCGGCAAAACCAGCCCAGGCTTTTTGTTGCGCTTCAGTTAATTGAGCCATTTTTTGTCCTCTAAAGTTGATTTAAAACTGCTTACAAGCGGGGCAAATTTGTAAAAAATCTGCAAATTTGAACCGCTTACCTAAACTCATCGATAGCGCCAGCGTCCACGCTGGTGCTATTTTGAACCAAGGCACCAGCGTGGACGCTGGCGCCATCATTACTTAATGCTTTCTCAAATGCAAAAACCACTGCACCAAGCCGATAAAGACTGCACCACCCACAATATTCCCTAGAGTGGCTGGAATTAAATTTTTGGTCACAAAATGTGAGACCGTTAAATCGGCAAATTGGTTCGGGTCAATATTAATGCTTGTCCAAAATTCTGGGCTGGCAAAGCTGTGGATAACAATTCCCATCGGCACCATAAACATATTGGCCACACAGTGCTCAAAGCCCGAGGCCACGAACATGGAAATAGGCAGGATCATAATAAAGGCCTTGTCGGTCAAGCTCTTGCCAGCATAGGCCATCCAAACCGCAATACAAACCATGATATTACAGAAAATGCCTAGGCTAAAGGCCTCACTCCAACTGTGATGGATCTTATGTTGGGCAGTGTTTAAAATCACCAAGCCCCATTGGCCCTTGGCGGCCATAATTTCGCCGCCAAACCAGACCAAGCCCACAATAAAGAGGGCGCCAATCAGGTTACCCCCATAAACCACCAACCAGTTTTTAAGCACCTGGTGCCAGCTTAGGTGACCAGAGGCTTTGGCAATCACGGTTAAGGTTGATGAAGTAAAAAGTTCTGCGCCTAAAACCACGCACATAATAATACCCAAGGAGAAAACTAAGCCGCCAATCAGCTTGGCCACACCCCAAGGTAATTCGCCCGCCCCGACCTGGGTGGTAGCGTAAAACACAAAGGCGATAGAAATGTAGGCTCCCGCCGTGATGGCGGAAACAAAAGAGTAGAATTGATTTTTGGTGGCCTTATAGACGGCACCGTCTTCGGCAATCTTTGCCATTTCTGCTGGAGAAAACATGGTCATTCTTCAACTAATTTTTTAAGATTTATAAATTTTGTTGAATTATAGACCGCTTGGAGGGGGTGATGAAAGGAAATTTTACCAAAATGGGGGGGCTATCTTGATTTACATCAAACCTTTAACAAGCACAAAATTTAATCGTACCTTTTGGTAAAATTTAGCTTACAAATTTGTAACAAGAAAGGTGGTTGGTAAGCTTGCCCAACCATGATATTTTCTGCAAAAAATTCAGTAAATTCACCCGCTTGTTGGCCTTGGGGATTGACTAAGCCACATAACCCGCTAGAATTCGTCAGATCATCTCAAAAAATTTTACCAAGGATTTGCAAATGAACTTATACAACATCAAACACCCTGAAGAAGTGGTGAATTTTGCTCAGGCGGTACGCCAGGGCCTGGGCAAGGATCAGGGGCTTTTCTTTCCTGAAACCATCCCGCAATTAGACAACATTGAAGAACTCTTAGGCCTGCCTTTGGTTGAACGTAGCCAGAAAATCCTTGCGGCTCTCATTGGTGAGGAAATCCCAGCCGCCACCCTCAATACCATGGTTCAAAACGCCTTTACTTTCCCTGCGCCACTGGCTCAGGTCACTGACGATATTTATGCCCTGGAACTCTTCCACGGCCCAACCCTGGCCTTTAAGGACTTCGGCGGCCGCTTTATGGCCCAAGCCCTAGCCGCTGTGAGAGGTAAAGGAAAAATTACCATTTTAACCGCCACTTCAGGCGACACAGGTGCTGCCGTGGCCCATGCCTTCTATGGTTTAGAAAACATCAACGTGGTGATTTTATATCCAAAAGGCAAGATCAGCCCACTGCAAGAAAAACTCTTCTGCACCCTGGGTGGCAATATTCGCACAGTGGCCATCAATGGTGACTTCGATGCCTGTCAGGCCTTGGTTAAACAAGCCTTTGATGATGCCGAGCTGCGCCAAGCCATCGGCCTAAACTCGGCCAACTCCATCAACATCAGCCGCCTCTTGGCTCAAATCTGCTACTACTTTGAAGCCGTGGCTCAACTGCCAAAAGCCAAGCGGGACAAGGTGGTGGTGTCTGTGCCAAGCGGTAACTTCGGCAACCTGACTGCTGGCCTGATTGCTAAGAGCTTGGGCCTGCCAATCAAGCGCTTTATCGCTTCAACCAATGCCAACGATACCGTGCCACGCTACCTCAAATCAGGCCAATGGCAGCCAAATGCCACCGTGGCTACCCTGTCTAACGCCATGGACGTAAGCCGTCCAAACAACTGGCCACGGGTGGAGGAACTCTTCAAACGCAATGGCTGGAGCTTGAACGAACTGGGCTCTGCAGCCTTAAACGACAGCGAAACTGAAGCCGCCCTTCAAGCTCAACATGAAGCAGGCTACCTCTGCGAACCGCACGGCGCCATTGCCTACCAGGCCCTGAAAGACCAGCTTCAAGCTGATGAAACAGGGATCTTCCTTTGCACAGCTCACCCAGCCAAGTTTAAGGAGTCGGTGGAGCGTATTTTAAATCTTGAACTGCCTCTGCCAGAAGCCCTAGACAAGCACAATAAGCTGCCGCTCTTATCTGATGAAATGGATGCAGATTTCTCGGCACTTCGAGCCTATTTATTAAAATAACCAGATTGGCTGCCCTTGGGGGCGGCCATTTTTTTAACCTAAAATAAGAGGAAACCATGACAAGCACAAACTTATATGAAAACAGCTGGCAAATCCGTGTAAGCGACCCAGGCGAAGAGGGCGCCCACAGCCACTTGTTTGAAACCACCAGCGTGACCTTGAGCGCAGAGCCAAAGGGCAAGGACTTGGTTTACCATTTCCTACGCAAAACCGAAGAAAGGGTGGAACAAGAAATCACCTTGGAGCAATCCAACGAACTCTTTAAACTGATGGCGGATTATTTAGATCCGGTAGGCATGGGGAATTTAGGGGTGCAAATTGGCTTGCTCAAAGCCAGCCTCTAAGTGCAAGCGGCTAGAAAGGGACTAAATCTTGCAAAAGAAAAGCCTAGGATTTTCATCCTAGGCTAACACTCAAACTTAGAGCTTCTGAATACGGAAAACATCTAAATCCGTGTGGTTCCATTCCTTGTCTAATTTCCCTTCAATGCGGATCTTATCGCTTGGGGTGATGTTTTGGCCGTTCCAGGCTTCGTCTTCTACTTCAATTTTAATTTCGCCTGAAGCGTCACGGAAGATGAATTCATCCTTGTCGATTTGTTTAACGATATTACCTTCGAGCGTCACGATGCTGTTATCTTTGGCTTCTTTGGCCTGGGCGATGGTCATAACCTGGCCGACGTTAGTGTTGTTAAAACCGCCTGCTTGGGCATTGTTACCTTGGAAGCCGCCTGCGGCTAAAGCAGAAGTGGCCATAAAGAGGGTTGAAAGGGCTAATAATTTTTTCATAAATACTCCTTGTTATAATAGGTTGATAAAAGCCTCTTGGCTTTCGATGGGGTATTTAATCAAATAAATCTTAAAGATTTCTTAATCTTGGCGAAAAAAGATAAAAAGTTTCCATTTTCTTGCTAAAATCCTGCCAACAATGCTTTAAGGAAACCTATGTTACTACTTATTCTTTATATTATTGGGATCACAGCCGAAGCCATCACCGGTGCCCTGGCTGCTGGGCGGGAAAAAATGGATATGTTTGGGGTGATTATCATCGCCTCGGTCACAGCCATCGGCGGAGGCTCGGTGCGGGATGTGCTGCTGGGCCATTATCCGTTGGGCTGGGTTGCCCATCCTGAATATTTTTTGATTGTGGCAGGGGCAGCCATTTTCACCATGTTTATCGCCCCCTTCCTGGGCTACTTCCGCACCATCTTCTTGGTCTTGGACGCCCTAGGCCTGATTGTCTTTTCCATTATCGGGGCGCAGGTGGCACTTGATATGGGTTATGGCTTGGTTATCGCCTCTATTGCCGCCGTGATTACGGGCGCCTTTGGCGGGGTCTTGCGGGATATGCTTTGTAACCGTATTCCTTTGGTTTTCCAAAAAGAACTCTATGCCAGTGTGTCCTTTATGTCTAGCTGCATTTATGTGGGCTTGCAGGAGCTAGGGCTAAGCCAAAATATTGTGGTGATTTTGACCCTGGTGCTGGGCTTTTCGCTGCGCCTCTTGGCCATTCGCTTTAAATTGGGCCTGCCTGTCTTTGAATTTGATGAAGCCCAGTATTTGGGCAAGGGTGATTTGTGGGATCGCTTGTCTAAGAAGAAAAAATAGGGATAAGAAAAACGCTAGTAGGCAACTACTAGCGTTTTTCTTTAGATGGCTCCTCCTGCGGGACTCGAACCTGCGACATATGGATTAACAGTCCACCGTTCTACCGACTGAACTAAGGAGGAATAATTATTTGTTAAAAGTGGTGCCTCGAGGCGGAATCGAACCACCGACACGGGGATTTTCAATCCCCTGCTCTACCGACTGAGCTATCGAGGCAACTCATGCTCGTTAGAGCAATGATTTAAAATAAAACGCTGATATAAAATCAGCGTCTTGGAATATGGCTCCTCCTGCGGGACTCGAACCTGCGACATATGGATTAACAGTCCACCGTTCTACCGACTGAACTAAGGAGGAATAGATGGTGCCTCGAGGCGGAATCGAACCACCGACACGGGGATTTTCAATCCCCTGCTCTACCGACTGAGCTATCGAGGCAACGTCTGTTGCGGGGCGTATTAAACCGTTTTTTCCGCCCCTCGTCAAACGTTTTTTTGAGAAATTCTGAAAAAAACGCTTAACTGCTTGCTTTAAATACAATTCGCCTTAAAAAACAACACCCTAGCGTGTGCCACGGTATTTCTTATAGGCTCGCTCCACCTTAACCAAGTAGTTACGAGATTCAGCCGCTGGGTGGGCCGTGGTTAAAATCCGATAAATGGCATCTGGTGAGAGATTATTGACACGGTTGATGGCCGCATACTTATCTCTGTCAAAGACCCGCATGGCGGCCCCTGCCCCGCCATTATAGGAAGAAATCATGGCATAACGCATGGATGTTGGGTTGCCAATGCCGGCCAAATATTCATTCTTCAAAATAGCCAGATACATGGTGCCCGCATCAATATTCTGCTTAGGATCGTAGAGGTAATCACGAGATGGCTGGCCGCCAAAGCCCTTACGTTCAAAAATATCCCGCCCTGCGGTGCGTGGAACAACCTGCATAAGACCAATGGCGTTAGCATGGCTAACCGCATAAGGGTTGAAGCTGGACTCAATTTCCATAATGGCCAGAATTAGGCCTTCCTCAATCCCATATTGGCGGGCAGCGTGACGAATATAAGGCATATAGCGTCTGGCCCGCACATCAACGTGGTTGGCCACCATGCCGATCTCAACATAGCTGACGGTACGTCCGTTTTTTAAACGGCGATTTTTGAGCTTGTTTTGCAAAAGATAGGTGGCAAAATCGTTGGCTAAGGCAATATTAGTAATCGAACGCCCATACTGATCCACCACTTGTCCCCTCAAGAAGGGCTGATTGCTAATCGGCGTATCGCCTGAGGCAAAAAGGTCGATACCTGATGGATCCGAGCCCATTAAAAGCGTGTGAATAATGGCATTACGCAGGTGGTTTCGGTCGCCCAGGGTTTCAATTTCGATCTTGCCATCTTCAAAGCTGATATGGCTACGGGTGTAGAATTGGTCGGTATATTTAACATAGTCCTTACGGCTGGCCACCAAGAGCTCATTGACCCCCCAAATCTGGTCGATATTGTGGGAAAATTGGCCCGTCAGCAAGTCCAGCCCCATGGTGTCCTTGCTGTAGTCTGGCCGCTTGACACTGGTGGAGCGACTTGGTTTAGAATCACCGCCACAGGCAGCCAAGAAGCTGGCTAAAAGGCAAACCGAAACAAACTTCTTCCAACTACGCATCTTTACCCTCAACTGGCACATAGCCCTCAATTTTGACTTCTTTGCCCTCAAAGAGGAAATTCACCATCTCGGTTTCTAGGAGCTGACGGTGCTCTGGGTTCATCATATTTAATTTTTTCTCATTCACCAGCATGGTTTGTTTTTTAATCCATTCAGACCAGGCCTGCTTGCTGATGGAATCAAAAATTCGCTTGCCTAGATCGCCTGGGTAGAGCTGAAAATCTAAGCCCTCTGCTTCTTCTTTTAAATATTCACAAAATACGGTTCTTGCCATAGGTCTATTCCTTCATGGTTAGCGTTAATTCATCTAAAATGCTTTTAATGGGCTGGGGTAGCCCGATTTGGCTAGGATGGGCTAGATCATACCAATAATCGGCCTGTGAAGCACGATAAATTGCGGTTTTTTCCTCTAGCACAAGCGGGCTATTTTGTGGATTTTTTTGCAAATCCAGCTCCACCAAAATAGGGTAAATATCCAAATGAAAGTGGCTGAAGGTATGCCTAAATGCCACCATCTGCTGCGATATTTGCAAATTATGGGCCGAAATCACCCGCTTGAGCTGATCCAAACTCTCAAATTGTGGGAAAACAAAGAGCCCGCCCCACAGGCCCTTTTCCTCTCGCTGTTTAAGCAGAACCTGACTGCCCCGCTTCAAAATCAAAAAATAACCCACTTTTTCTGGCAGGGCCTTTTTAGGCTTCTTGCCAGGAAAATCGGCCCAGGCCTCCAGGCGGTTTGCCTGGCAGGATTTTTCCAAAGGGCAAAGGGTACATTTGGGCTTGGAGCGGGTGCAGATCATGGCTCCCAAGTCCATCATGGCCTGATTAAAATCCGCAACCTGGCTTTGAGGAGTAACAAGGGCAGAAAGTTCCCATAATTTTGCCTCAACGGCCTTTTCGCCTGGCCAGCCGGCCACCGCAAAATGGCGGGCCAGCACCCGTTTAACATTACCGTCCAAGATAGGATGGGGGACATTAAGCACCGAGGAGAGAATGGCCCCTGCCGTGCTTCTGCCGATACCTGTTAGAGCCAAGACTTGCTCGAAATCGGTCGGAAATTCACCCCCAAACTCATCCCGAATCTGCTGGGCAGCCTTGTGCAAATTGCGGGCACGGGCATAGTAGCCCAGGCCTGTCCAGAGGTGGAGAACCTTGTCCAGCGGGGCATTGGCCAGGTCTAAAATGCTGGGAAAACGCTGGATAAAACGCTCAAAATAGGGAATAACCGTAGCCACCTGGGTTTGCTGGAGCATAACCTCCGACAGCCAAACCTGGTAGAGGGTCTTGCCCTGCTGCCAGGGCAGGTGCTTGCGGCCATAGGTTTCATACCAGGCCAAAACAGCCCCCGCAAAAGGGGCTTGAGCCGAGGACTGAGCCAAAGGATAGGATGATTGCGCCATAGGTTCCCCACTGAAAAGTGCAAATAGTGCCTGACAAGCGGGCAAATTTAAAGTATTTTTTGCAAATATTTGCCCATTTTCCACCGCTTGTAAGGAGACATTATGCCCAGCCCCATCTTAGGCTTTCACCATATCGCCATCATCGCCTCGGACTATGCAAAATCCAAGGCCTTCTACACCCAAGTTCTAGGGGCTAAAATCCTTGAAGAGACCTACCGGGAGGCCCGTCAGAGCTACAAGTTAGACTTGCGTTTTCCAGACGGCTCACAAATCGAGCTCTTTAGCTTCCCCAACCCACCGGCCCGCCCCACCAGCCCCGAGGCCTGCGGGCTCCGCCACTTGGCCTTTAGGGTAAAAAACATTCAACAAGCGGTGCAATATTTGGCAGAATTTGCAGTAGAGTGCGAACCCATTCGGATGGATGAACTGACTGGTAAACGTTTCACTTTCTTCCGAGATCCTGATAATTTGCCCCTAGAATTCTATGAAATGGAGGAAAAAGATGGAGATTAAATTAGTTAAGCCGACACTGGTCCACAAACCAACCGCCCAAGCCTACCAGGCCGCTTACAACCAACGCGGCCTGCAACTCCACGGCGTGTCTTTCAACAATTTTGACTGCTTTGAAGATTGGCTGGCCTTTAGCCAAGAGCCTGCTGGCAGCCCAACCCCCTGGGGCTTTCCTAAAGTCGCCGATGCCACCTATTTTGCCCTAGCCCCAACTGGCAGCATGGTGGGGGTGATCAACTTCCGCCACGAACTCAATGATTTTCTCCGCAAGCGTGGCGGCCACATCGGCTACTCCGTCCACCCCGACTACTGGGGCCAGGGCATCGCCAGTGCCATGCTCAAAACCGTCTTAGCCCAGGCCCAAGACCAGGGCCTTAGAGAGGTTCTTATCACCTGCAATGCAGACAACCCTGCTTCTGCCAGAGTGATTGAGAAAAATGGAGGGGTGCTAGAAAATGTGATTGAACATGAGGGGAAAGAGGTAAAACGGTATTGGGTGAAATTATCTAGGGATTCAAATTCTAAATAAGACATTCAATGTGGTTGGTAGGGACGCATTGCATGCGTCCCTACAATAGAATCTAACAACTCTACTTTTTTACCGAAAACTACATCGGGCCAATTGGCAAACCCAGTGCATAATAAATCAAGAAAAATATTCCCCAGCTAAAGAGTAAAATTAAGGCATAAGGCAACATCATAGATAAAAAGGTGCCAAATTTTATTTTGTTATCATATTGGGCAATAATGGCCAATATCATGGGAATATAAGAGTTTGTTGGCGAAATCACATTGGTTGTGGAATCCCCTATCCGATAGGCCATTTGAATTGCCTCAGGCTCAATGCCCAAAAGGACAAAAAGCGGAATAAATACGGGCGCCATCATGGCCCATTGGGCCGAACCACTAAAGACAACCATATTAATTGCACCCGCCAATAAAATTAAGATGGCCAGCATCATAACAGGCGGTAAATCCAAGTGGGAAAAGAAACCTGCCCCTTTTACCGCTAAATAGGTGGAAAGGTTAGTCCAATTAAACCAAGCAATAAATTGAGCAATCACAAAAACTAAAACAATATAATTGCCAACACCTTTTAGGGATCTGGCCATAAAGGCTGGAATATCATCAATATGTTCTAGCTTTTTTGCAACAAAGCCAAAAATGATCGAACATAAAACAAAGAAGCTAATTAAGATAGGAATAATCCCACTTAAGAAGGGGGAAGGAACCAGGCCGCCCTTCTCATTACGTAAAGGAGAACTTTCTGGGAAAATAAGTGCGATTAAAAGCCCAATATAAACAAGTGCGAATATACCTGTCACTTTCAAGGCCTTATATTCTAAGGGACTGACCTTATCTAAATCTTCTGAAACCTTGCCTGTATGATATTTCCTATTTTTAAAACGAGGTTCAATGATTTTTTCTGTGATAAAGGTACAAATAACCACCAAAAACGGCACTGAAATCAGCATAAAATACCAGTTTGCGGCAGGCGAGATTTGCTGATCTGACACAGATTTAATGGCTTCATTGGTAATGCCAGATAAAAGCACATCTGTACCTGCTATAAAGATATTGGCAGTAAAGCCCGCAGCAACCGCCACGAAACCTGCCGCTACCCCCACAACAGGATGGCGGTTGGTGGCAAGAAATATCAGGCCAGCGAGAGGCGGCACCAAAATAAAAGCCGCATCTGAAGCTAGGTTTCCAACAATGCCCACA
This window harbors:
- a CDS encoding formate transporter FocA, which translates into the protein MFSPAEMAKIAEDGAVYKATKNQFYSFVSAITAGAYISIAFVFYATTQVGAGELPWGVAKLIGGLVFSLGIIMCVVLGAELFTSSTLTVIAKASGHLSWHQVLKNWLVVYGGNLIGALFIVGLVWFGGEIMAAKGQWGLVILNTAQHKIHHSWSEAFSLGIFCNIMVCIAVWMAYAGKSLTDKAFIMILPISMFVASGFEHCVANMFMVPMGIVIHSFASPEFWTSINIDPNQFADLTVSHFVTKNLIPATLGNIVGGAVFIGLVQWFLHLRKH
- a CDS encoding threonine synthase, producing MNLYNIKHPEEVVNFAQAVRQGLGKDQGLFFPETIPQLDNIEELLGLPLVERSQKILAALIGEEIPAATLNTMVQNAFTFPAPLAQVTDDIYALELFHGPTLAFKDFGGRFMAQALAAVRGKGKITILTATSGDTGAAVAHAFYGLENINVVILYPKGKISPLQEKLFCTLGGNIRTVAINGDFDACQALVKQAFDDAELRQAIGLNSANSINISRLLAQICYYFEAVAQLPKAKRDKVVVSVPSGNFGNLTAGLIAKSLGLPIKRFIASTNANDTVPRYLKSGQWQPNATVATLSNAMDVSRPNNWPRVEELFKRNGWSLNELGSAALNDSETEAALQAQHEAGYLCEPHGAIAYQALKDQLQADETGIFLCTAHPAKFKESVERILNLELPLPEALDKHNKLPLLSDEMDADFSALRAYLLK
- a CDS encoding dithiol-disulfide isomerase, producing MTSTNLYENSWQIRVSDPGEEGAHSHLFETTSVTLSAEPKGKDLVYHFLRKTEERVEQEITLEQSNELFKLMADYLDPVGMGNLGVQIGLLKASL
- a CDS encoding TIGR00156 family protein; the encoded protein is MKKLLALSTLFMATSALAAGGFQGNNAQAGGFNNTNVGQVMTIAQAKEAKDNSIVTLEGNIVKQIDKDEFIFRDASGEIKIEVEDEAWNGQNITPSDKIRIEGKLDKEWNHTDLDVFRIQKL
- a CDS encoding murein transglycosylase C encodes the protein MRSWKKFVSVCLLASFLAACGGDSKPSRSTSVKRPDYSKDTMGLDLLTGQFSHNIDQIWGVNELLVASRKDYVKYTDQFYTRSHISFEDGKIEIETLGDRNHLRNAIIHTLLMGSDPSGIDLFASGDTPISNQPFLRGQVVDQYGRSITNIALANDFATYLLQNKLKNRRLKNGRTVSYVEIGMVANHVDVRARRYMPYIRHAARQYGIEEGLILAIMEIESSFNPYAVSHANAIGLMQVVPRTAGRDIFERKGFGGQPSRDYLYDPKQNIDAGTMYLAILKNEYLAGIGNPTSMRYAMISSYNGGAGAAMRVFDRDKYAAINRVNNLSPDAIYRILTTAHPAAESRNYLVKVERAYKKYRGTR
- a CDS encoding oxidative damage protection protein — translated: MARTVFCEYLKEEAEGLDFQLYPGDLGKRIFDSISKQAWSEWIKKQTMLVNEKKLNMMNPEHRQLLETEMVNFLFEGKEVKIEGYVPVEGKDA
- a CDS encoding A/G-specific adenine glycosylase — its product is MAQSSYPLAQSSAQAPFAGAVLAWYETYGRKHLPWQQGKTLYQVWLSEVMLQQTQVATVIPYFERFIQRFPSILDLANAPLDKVLHLWTGLGYYARARNLHKAAQQIRDEFGGEFPTDFEQVLALTGIGRSTAGAILSSVLNVPHPILDGNVKRVLARHFAVAGWPGEKAVEAKLWELSALVTPQSQVADFNQAMMDLGAMICTRSKPKCTLCPLEKSCQANRLEAWADFPGKKPKKALPEKVGYFLILKRGSQVLLKQREEKGLWGGLFVFPQFESLDQLKRVISAHNLQISQQMVAFRHTFSHFHLDIYPILVELDLQKNPQNSPLVLEEKTAIYRASQADYWYDLAHPSQIGLPQPIKSILDELTLTMKE
- a CDS encoding GNAT family acetyltransferase, whose amino-acid sequence is MEIKLVKPTLVHKPTAQAYQAAYNQRGLQLHGVSFNNFDCFEDWLAFSQEPAGSPTPWGFPKVADATYFALAPTGSMVGVINFRHELNDFLRKRGGHIGYSVHPDYWGQGIASAMLKTVLAQAQDQGLREVLITCNADNPASARVIEKNGGVLENVIEHEGKEVKRYWVKLSRDSNSK
- a CDS encoding p-aminobenzoyl-glutamate transporter, with product MQTQHTRSWSDKIEDFGNKIPHPFFLFIFLCLMVAIISAILHGFDSSVIHPANQKEIAIKSLLSSEGLVYILKSTVDNFIGFKPLGLVLCMMIAIGFMQEVGLAGAAIKAMLLNAPPKLVTASIFFVGIVGNLASDAAFILVPPLAGLIFLATNRHPVVGVAAGFVAVAAGFTANIFIAGTDVLLSGITNEAIKSVSDQQISPAANWYFMLISVPFLVVICTFITEKIIEPRFKNRKYHTGKVSEDLDKVSPLEYKALKVTGIFALVYIGLLIALIFPESSPLRNEKGGLVPSPFLSGIIPILISFFVLCSIIFGFVAKKLEHIDDIPAFMARSLKGVGNYIVLVFVIAQFIAWFNWTNLSTYLAVKGAGFFSHLDLPPVMMLAILILLAGAINMVVFSGSAQWAMMAPVFIPLFVLLGIEPEAIQMAYRIGDSTTNVISPTNSYIPMILAIIAQYDNKIKFGTFLSMMLPYALILLFSWGIFFLIYYALGLPIGPM